From Nocardioides sp. HDW12B, the proteins below share one genomic window:
- a CDS encoding GTP-binding protein, translated as MDLLRFATAGSVDDGKSTLIGRLLLDSKSIFEDQLEAVESTSKSRGYDYTDLALLTDGLRSEREQGITIDVAYRYFATPARKFIIADTPGHVQYTRNMVTGASTADLGLVLVDARQGLTEQSRRHAVILSLLRVPHLVLAVNKMDLVDYDESIYNKIHEEFTAFATKLSIPDLEIIPISALKGDNVVNRSEHMDWYKGPSLMHHLEHVHVASDRDLVDARFPVQYVIRPKSDAHHDYRGYGGMVAGGVLKPGDDVLVLPSGMTSKIAGIDLHEKEITEAYPPMSVTVRLEDDVDVSRGDMICRPANAPKPSQDIDAMICWMTTEPLKPRQKLAIKHTTRVGRALVKDIQYRLDVNTLHRDQETKEIGVNEIARVQLRTTVPLLCDPYSKNRTTGSFILIDEATGVTVGAGMINSGN; from the coding sequence ATGGACCTGCTCCGTTTCGCCACCGCCGGCTCGGTCGACGACGGCAAGTCCACTCTCATCGGACGACTTCTGCTTGACTCCAAGTCGATCTTCGAGGACCAGCTCGAGGCCGTGGAGTCGACGTCGAAGTCGCGCGGCTACGACTACACCGACCTTGCGCTGCTCACCGACGGTCTTCGCTCCGAGCGGGAGCAGGGCATCACGATCGATGTCGCCTACCGCTACTTCGCCACCCCCGCGCGGAAGTTCATCATCGCGGACACCCCCGGCCACGTGCAGTACACGCGCAACATGGTCACCGGCGCCTCGACCGCCGACCTCGGTCTCGTGCTTGTCGACGCCCGTCAGGGCCTGACCGAGCAGTCTCGCCGCCACGCGGTGATCCTGTCGCTGCTGCGGGTCCCCCACCTGGTGCTCGCGGTGAACAAGATGGACCTGGTCGACTACGACGAGAGCATCTACAACAAGATCCACGAGGAGTTCACGGCGTTTGCCACGAAGCTCTCGATCCCTGACCTCGAGATCATCCCGATCTCGGCTCTCAAAGGCGACAACGTCGTCAACCGCAGCGAGCACATGGACTGGTACAAGGGTCCCTCGCTCATGCATCACCTCGAGCACGTGCACGTGGCCTCCGACCGCGACCTGGTCGACGCACGCTTCCCGGTGCAGTACGTCATCCGACCGAAGTCGGACGCCCACCACGACTACCGCGGGTACGGCGGCATGGTGGCCGGCGGCGTGCTCAAGCCCGGGGACGATGTCCTCGTCCTGCCGTCCGGCATGACCAGCAAGATCGCCGGCATTGATCTCCACGAGAAGGAGATCACCGAGGCCTACCCGCCCATGTCCGTGACGGTCCGCCTCGAGGACGACGTCGACGTCTCTCGCGGCGACATGATCTGCCGACCGGCGAATGCCCCGAAGCCGAGCCAGGACATCGACGCGATGATCTGTTGGATGACCACGGAGCCGCTGAAGCCGCGGCAGAAGCTGGCCATCAAGCACACGACGCGGGTGGGTCGTGCGCTGGTGAAGGACATTCAGTACCGCCTGGACGTGAATACGCTGCACCGCGATCAGGAGACCAAGGAGATCGGTGTCAACGAGATCGCACGCGTACAGTTGCGCACCACGGTCCCGTTGTTGTGCGACCCGTACTCCAAGAACCGCACGACTGGGTCTTTCATCCTCATTGACGAGGCAACAGGCGTCACGGTGGGCGCTGG
- the cysD gene encoding sulfate adenylyltransferase subunit CysD, producing MTATHADYRLSQLDELEAESIHIFREVAAEFEKPVLMFSGGKDSIVMMRLAEKAFYPAKIPFPVLQVDTGYDFPEVLETRDHWVDRLGVRLIVASVEEAIKDGTVVDDGKTSRNRLQIGTLLHALEEGGFTAAFGGGRRDEEKARAKERVYSHRDEFGQWDPKMQRPELWSLYNGRLHEGEHMRIFPISNWTELDVWDYIGRENIEIPNIYFSHQRRVFQRDGMLLSESEHNPTKQGETVEEKTVRFRTVGDLTLTGCVESTASTIPEIIEEIAIARVTERGATRGDDRFSEAAMEDRKKEGYF from the coding sequence ATGACAGCAACGCACGCCGACTACCGGCTGAGCCAGCTCGATGAGTTGGAAGCGGAGTCGATCCACATCTTCCGTGAGGTCGCCGCCGAGTTCGAGAAGCCGGTCCTCATGTTCTCCGGCGGCAAGGACTCCATCGTCATGATGCGTCTCGCCGAAAAGGCCTTCTACCCGGCGAAGATCCCGTTCCCGGTGCTGCAGGTCGACACCGGCTACGACTTCCCCGAGGTGCTCGAGACCCGCGACCACTGGGTCGACCGCCTCGGCGTCCGCCTGATCGTCGCGAGCGTCGAGGAGGCCATCAAGGACGGCACCGTCGTCGACGACGGCAAGACCTCGCGCAACCGTCTCCAGATCGGCACGCTGCTGCACGCCCTTGAGGAGGGCGGCTTCACCGCGGCCTTCGGCGGCGGTCGTCGCGACGAGGAGAAGGCCCGCGCCAAGGAGCGTGTCTACTCTCACCGCGACGAGTTCGGTCAGTGGGACCCGAAGATGCAGCGCCCCGAGCTGTGGAGCCTCTACAACGGGCGTCTCCACGAGGGTGAGCACATGCGCATCTTCCCGATCTCGAACTGGACCGAACTCGACGTCTGGGACTACATCGGTCGCGAGAACATCGAGATCCCCAACATCTACTTCAGCCACCAGCGCCGCGTCTTCCAGCGCGACGGCATGCTGCTGAGCGAGAGCGAGCACAACCCCACCAAGCAGGGCGAGACCGTCGAGGAGAAGACCGTCCGCTTCCGGACCGTCGGCGACCTCACCCTCACCGGCTGCGTGGAGAGCACAGCCAGCACCATCCCCGAGATCATCGAAGAGATCGCCATCGCCCGGGTCACCGAGCGAGGCGCCACCCGTGGTGACGACCGCTTCTCCGAGGCAGCCATGGAAGACCGCAAGAAGGAAGGCTACTTCTGA